The following proteins come from a genomic window of Acetivibrio cellulolyticus CD2:
- a CDS encoding Fur family transcriptional regulator: MDGKIENITEYLIKNNIRPSFQRIKILEYLANNNNHPTADEIFKDVVKEIPMLSKTTVYSTLTLFLEAKILRGLYIEENEIRYDAILFNHGHFKCKKCGKIYDFAVEIDEFKSEGLEKFQIQEKGVYFKGICPKCIENK; encoded by the coding sequence GTGGATGGGAAAATTGAAAATATAACCGAATATTTGATAAAAAATAATATAAGACCTTCTTTTCAGAGGATAAAAATTCTTGAATATCTTGCAAATAATAATAACCATCCAACAGCGGATGAGATATTTAAAGATGTTGTTAAAGAGATACCAATGTTGTCAAAAACGACAGTTTACAGTACATTAACACTTTTTTTAGAAGCAAAAATTCTACGTGGGCTTTATATTGAGGAAAATGAAATAAGGTACGATGCTATATTGTTCAATCATGGGCATTTTAAATGTAAAAAGTGCGGAAAAATCTACGATTTTGCAGTTGAGATTGATGAATTTAAGAGTGAAGGATTAGAGAAATTTCAAATACAAGAAAAAGGTGTTTATTTTAAAGGGATATGCCCTAAGTGCATTGAAAATAAATGA
- the rbr gene encoding rubrerythrin: MQNLKGTKTEKNLAAAFAGESQARNKYTYFSSVAKKEGYEQIAAIFEATANNEKEHAKLWFKALGELGDTATNLLHAAEGENYEWTDMYEGFAKDAEEEGFTALAAQFRMVAKIEKAHEERYRALLKNVEMQKVFEKSEETMWECRNCGHLVMGKKAPEMCPVCAHPKSFFEVRKENY, encoded by the coding sequence ATGCAGAATTTAAAAGGAACAAAAACCGAAAAAAACTTGGCGGCAGCATTTGCAGGTGAATCACAGGCAAGAAACAAATACACTTACTTTTCATCAGTTGCCAAAAAAGAAGGCTACGAGCAGATTGCAGCTATATTTGAAGCAACTGCAAATAATGAAAAAGAACATGCGAAACTTTGGTTTAAGGCGCTTGGAGAACTCGGAGACACAGCTACCAATCTGCTTCATGCTGCTGAAGGTGAAAACTACGAGTGGACTGATATGTACGAAGGCTTTGCAAAGGATGCAGAGGAAGAAGGATTTACTGCACTTGCAGCACAGTTCAGAATGGTTGCAAAAATTGAGAAGGCTCATGAAGAAAGATATCGTGCGCTTCTTAAAAATGTTGAAATGCAAAAGGTTTTTGAAAAATCAGAAGAAACCATGTGGGAATGCCGTAACTGCGGACATCTTGTAATGGGTAAGAAGGCTCCTGAGATGTGTCCTGTTTGCGCACATCCAAAAAGCTTCTTTGAAGTAAGAAAAGAAAACTATTAA
- a CDS encoding ATP-binding cassette domain-containing protein, which yields MNGLDPKTQRWLVDFLNKLNKAGKTLITSTHNLEILHEISNRSILFDETHTIVADLPTEEILEDIELLKKVNLVDEYYHFHGSREHRHFHDHN from the coding sequence ATGAACGGACTTGACCCAAAGACACAGAGATGGCTAGTTGATTTCTTAAACAAACTGAATAAAGCAGGAAAAACCTTGATAACTTCTACACATAATCTTGAGATTCTACATGAAATATCAAACAGATCAATTCTATTTGATGAAACACATACTATTGTAGCTGACCTACCTACAGAAGAAATACTGGAAGATATCGAGTTATTAAAAAAAGTTAATTTGGTTGATGAATATTATCATTTTCATGGGAGTAGAGAACATAGGCATTTTCATGATCATAATTAA
- a CDS encoding DNA/RNA nuclease SfsA — protein MIPLEKPTEGIFIEERKNRFICEVMVEDEAIECYVPSSCRLDNFIDLHGKRVLLLPTEAPNARTRFSLFALPFKRNHILLNIGMVNRAVEHDIKRRCFSSLGKRSEIYREHKIGSYKSDLYIANTRTLLEVKSVLSLGKDAVFPSVFSQRTLDQLKEISSLMDSGYNSALVIASLSPYVEQIQIDHASLFYEALNPCIDKGMQLLAVSLYIYQGVARIKKKIKIAL, from the coding sequence GTGATTCCATTGGAGAAGCCCACAGAGGGCATATTTATAGAAGAGCGAAAGAACCGCTTTATATGTGAGGTTATGGTGGAGGATGAGGCCATAGAATGCTATGTCCCATCCTCCTGCCGTCTTGATAATTTTATTGATTTACATGGTAAACGAGTGCTTCTACTCCCGACAGAAGCACCGAACGCAAGGACAAGGTTTTCATTGTTTGCTCTTCCATTCAAACGTAATCATATTTTGCTGAACATTGGAATGGTCAACAGGGCGGTTGAGCATGATATTAAAAGAAGATGCTTTTCCTCTCTAGGCAAACGTTCAGAAATATATAGAGAGCACAAAATTGGTTCATATAAAAGCGATTTATATATTGCCAATACTAGAACCCTGTTGGAGGTCAAAAGTGTGCTTTCTTTAGGGAAGGATGCGGTGTTTCCATCGGTATTTTCTCAAAGGACACTCGATCAGCTTAAGGAGATATCATCTTTAATGGACAGTGGCTATAATTCGGCACTTGTCATTGCTTCCTTGAGTCCTTATGTAGAACAGATACAAATTGACCATGCTTCACTGTTTTATGAAGCATTAAATCCCTGCATTGATAAGGGCATGCAGCTACTTGCTGTATCTTTGTATATTTATCAGGGTGTTGCAAGAATCAAGAAAAAAATCAAAATAGCATTGTAG
- a CDS encoding cytochrome b5 domain-containing protein: protein MNCYDNTICERIKTITAEVENYINLVYAAPCMYTRNMLLYQLRAKMNEIDFLSGMICCQMQVSPAALPQQNQQNQRDLILQELAKFNGKNGNPAYVAVNGTIYDVTNNAAWAAASHFGLTAGKDLTSEFASCHAGQTILNKLKVVGKLIG, encoded by the coding sequence ATGAATTGCTATGATAACACTATATGCGAGAGGATAAAAACAATTACCGCAGAAGTGGAGAACTATATTAATTTAGTATATGCAGCACCGTGTATGTACACCAGAAATATGCTTCTGTATCAACTCAGGGCAAAAATGAACGAGATTGATTTTTTAAGTGGCATGATATGCTGTCAGATGCAGGTAAGCCCTGCAGCTTTGCCACAACAGAACCAGCAGAACCAAAGAGACCTTATACTTCAGGAACTGGCGAAGTTTAACGGAAAAAATGGAAATCCTGCTTATGTGGCAGTGAACGGAACAATATATGATGTCACAAATAATGCTGCCTGGGCTGCTGCATCACACTTTGGCCTTACGGCGGGAAAAGACTTAACAAGTGAATTTGCATCATGCCATGCAGGACAGACCATATTAAACAAATTAAAAGTGGTTGGGAAGTTGATTGGATGA
- a CDS encoding nickel-dependent hydrogenase large subunit: MTKRIVINPVTRISGFMEIDATIENNTVVDVKTEGLLFRGFEKMLVGRNPFDAVYFTQRICGICSTAHSMASTLALEAAMGVVPTEQGRYLRDILHGCEFLQNHIRHFYQYTIPDFVRLPDKYPLYVTDHNDFRLPKDKNDEIAAHYFESLDISRSAHEMLAVLGGKAPHNHGIFVGGITTQATTDRIIKIKSILHTIQQFIISRMVPDAYTIARYYSDYYKIGGGYGNLLSYGCFNGYKELGTLYVNPLVYSQGKVNMFNPGEITEEIDYSWYQDKMDEYKPMDTVPEAEMSKRQGYSWVKAPRYNGMPYEVGPLARQWLSGEYRNGISTMDRTVARVLEAKKITEILSILIENLIPGVSVQKEYAIPTSSAGGGLIDTTRGALGHWLKIDNEKLAFYQIITPSAWNLSTRGNNNLRGTSEQALVGTTIQNLDNPVELGRIIRSFDPCVSCATHVYSKGECIKSIQVIP, from the coding sequence ATGACAAAGAGGATTGTTATAAACCCAGTCACTCGAATCAGTGGGTTCATGGAGATAGATGCAACAATTGAAAATAATACAGTGGTTGATGTTAAAACTGAGGGACTGCTTTTTCGTGGGTTTGAAAAGATGCTTGTAGGAAGAAATCCTTTTGATGCTGTATATTTTACACAGCGCATCTGCGGCATATGCTCTACAGCCCACTCCATGGCATCAACCCTTGCTCTTGAAGCTGCGATGGGTGTTGTTCCAACCGAGCAAGGAAGGTATCTGCGCGATATCCTTCATGGGTGTGAGTTCCTGCAAAACCACATTAGGCATTTTTATCAATACACTATCCCTGATTTCGTTAGGCTACCAGACAAATACCCGCTATATGTGACGGATCATAATGATTTCAGACTTCCTAAAGATAAAAATGATGAGATAGCTGCTCACTATTTCGAGTCCCTGGATATCAGCAGGAGTGCTCATGAAATGCTTGCAGTACTCGGAGGGAAGGCACCACATAATCACGGGATTTTTGTGGGTGGAATTACTACTCAGGCAACGACAGACAGGATTATCAAAATCAAATCCATATTACATACCATACAGCAATTTATAATTAGCAGAATGGTACCGGATGCTTACACCATTGCCCGGTATTATAGTGATTACTATAAAATTGGTGGAGGATATGGAAACCTTCTGAGCTATGGGTGTTTCAACGGATATAAGGAGCTTGGGACTCTTTATGTGAATCCTTTAGTCTACTCGCAGGGAAAGGTGAATATGTTTAATCCAGGTGAAATAACTGAGGAGATTGATTACTCATGGTACCAGGATAAGATGGATGAATATAAGCCTATGGATACAGTGCCGGAAGCAGAAATGAGTAAAAGACAAGGGTATTCCTGGGTAAAGGCTCCTCGATATAATGGTATGCCCTATGAAGTAGGACCTCTGGCAAGACAATGGCTCTCTGGTGAATATAGAAATGGGATATCCACAATGGACAGAACTGTTGCGAGAGTTCTGGAAGCAAAGAAAATCACAGAAATTTTAAGCATACTTATAGAAAACTTAATTCCTGGAGTATCTGTACAGAAGGAATATGCTATTCCAACTTCCTCAGCAGGGGGAGGTCTTATAGACACAACAAGGGGAGCTCTTGGACATTGGCTTAAAATTGATAATGAAAAGCTTGCTTTTTATCAGATAATAACTCCTTCCGCATGGAACCTTTCCACCCGTGGAAATAACAATTTGAGAGGAACCTCTGAACAAGCATTGGTGGGAACAACAATACAGAACCTTGACAACCCGGTTGAACTGGGGAGGATCATACGTTCCTTTGATCCTTGCGTATCCTGTGCAACCCATGTATATTCAAAGGGGGAGTGTATTAAAAGCATACAAGTGATACCATGA
- a CDS encoding staygreen family protein produces MEKLNPDKLYVEFRPGVTMTEPIIGRKYTLTHSDITADLFLTIGLQFAYDKVNAMRDEVLAEWRTNNRFQFLYVYVYVDGQFGPAVSGVRNAVFRRELPLALEAIRYGDRRFFAAHPELDNAPIWIHFDSTNPEYNRFENWGTPNDYK; encoded by the coding sequence ATGGAGAAACTGAATCCAGATAAATTATACGTTGAATTCAGACCAGGAGTTACAATGACTGAACCTATAATAGGACGTAAGTATACATTAACACACTCAGATATAACTGCAGACCTCTTTCTCACTATAGGTCTGCAGTTTGCCTATGATAAGGTAAATGCCATGAGAGATGAAGTGCTTGCAGAATGGAGAACAAATAATAGATTTCAGTTCCTATATGTATATGTGTATGTAGATGGTCAGTTCGGTCCAGCAGTATCTGGAGTGCGTAACGCTGTTTTCAGGCGTGAGCTGCCATTGGCTTTGGAAGCTATCAGGTATGGTGATAGAAGATTCTTTGCTGCACATCCAGAGTTGGACAATGCACCGATATGGATACATTTTGACTCGACAAACCCGGAATATAACCGGTTTGAAAACTGGGGTACTCCTAATGATTATAAGTAA
- a CDS encoding hydrogenase small subunit produces the protein MNTTQTCPEYAARLQTASDLFNKVKDEIRNGTLVKKNLVWLELTGCSGNIISLLDGSNPDFKYLISQMTDFVYDNSLMAAEGESAMEQLIGITDKEYILAVEGAVATRNNGLYNVIGRWKGEPVTALKAIKLLGEKASHVIALGACATHGGVSAAKPNPAACVSVQSVLKRKVIKLPGCPCHPDWFLGTLAHILLYGEPELDSRDRPLLFYSTLIHDRCPRRSFFDKGIFAKKLGESTCMFKLGCRGPVTRIDCPVRKWNQYVNWPIEDDTPCIGCAQFGFPDQMEPFITYNTTREVKE, from the coding sequence ATGAATACAACACAGACTTGTCCCGAGTATGCTGCCCGTCTTCAGACAGCATCGGATTTATTTAATAAAGTGAAGGATGAAATCAGAAATGGTACCTTGGTTAAGAAGAATCTGGTTTGGCTTGAACTAACAGGTTGCTCAGGAAACATCATTTCACTTTTGGATGGATCAAATCCTGATTTCAAATATTTAATCTCTCAGATGACCGACTTTGTCTATGATAATAGCTTGATGGCAGCTGAAGGTGAAAGTGCCATGGAGCAATTAATAGGCATTACTGATAAAGAGTATATTCTTGCAGTAGAGGGAGCGGTGGCAACAAGAAATAATGGTCTATATAATGTGATCGGCCGATGGAAGGGTGAGCCTGTTACTGCCCTTAAGGCAATCAAGCTGCTGGGAGAAAAAGCTTCACATGTTATAGCACTTGGGGCCTGTGCTACTCATGGGGGAGTTTCAGCAGCTAAACCAAACCCTGCCGCATGTGTCAGTGTGCAAAGTGTACTAAAAAGAAAGGTTATAAAGCTTCCGGGATGCCCTTGCCATCCGGACTGGTTTTTAGGAACACTGGCACATATTCTCCTATACGGTGAGCCCGAGCTTGATAGCAGGGATAGGCCGTTATTGTTTTACAGTACCTTAATCCATGACCGTTGCCCCAGGAGATCGTTTTTTGATAAAGGAATTTTTGCAAAGAAGCTGGGTGAAAGCACCTGTATGTTCAAGTTAGGGTGCAGGGGACCTGTTACCCGTATTGACTGCCCGGTACGAAAGTGGAACCAGTATGTGAACTGGCCCATCGAAGATGACACGCCGTGCATTGGCTGTGCCCAGTTTGGATTTCCAGATCAAATGGAACCGTTCATCACCTATAATACTACAAGAGAGGTAAAAGAATGA
- a CDS encoding hydrogenase maturation protease, with amino-acid sequence MKEVLVLGIGNRLMMDDGIGVYVVEELEKRNTNPDIRYVIGETDIYYCLNYIKKATYIIVVDAACLSKEPGEISTIPLEQVFKNPIQPISIHDSHLLSEIEMTGKSIEGLFFGIEPYEINYSFGLSAILQEQFFKIVEGIENIITSHVR; translated from the coding sequence ATGAAAGAAGTGCTTGTCCTTGGAATCGGAAACCGGTTAATGATGGATGACGGGATTGGTGTGTATGTAGTAGAAGAGTTGGAAAAGAGAAACACAAATCCCGATATCCGCTATGTCATTGGAGAAACCGATATTTACTACTGCCTGAATTATATCAAAAAAGCAACATATATAATCGTTGTAGATGCAGCTTGTCTTAGTAAAGAGCCCGGAGAAATAAGTACCATTCCGCTTGAGCAAGTCTTTAAGAATCCCATACAACCAATATCAATTCATGACTCACATTTACTCAGCGAAATTGAAATGACAGGTAAAAGCATTGAAGGTCTGTTTTTTGGTATTGAACCATATGAGATTAATTATTCCTTTGGTTTGTCGGCAATTCTTCAGGAACAGTTTTTCAAAATTGTTGAGGGGATAGAAAACATAATTACTTCCCATGTTCGGTGA
- a CDS encoding cupin domain-containing protein, with the protein MYQYPYKANTPMRDAYNMYQCPYFANIPMYNPDLRNQFPNQYLPNTNQTKTSTPIILKDYGPCPFVVDIDEATKQNNNFRLALWTGKYLQLTLMSINVGEDIGLEIHPNLDQFIRIEVGQGIVKMGDSKDRLDFQANVSDDYAFIIPAGKWHNLINTGSTPLKLYSIYAPPQHPHGTVHRTKADAEEAHDH; encoded by the coding sequence ATGTATCAATACCCTTATAAAGCTAATACTCCAATGCGTGACGCATATAATATGTACCAGTGTCCGTACTTTGCCAATATCCCAATGTATAACCCTGATTTACGAAACCAGTTTCCTAACCAATATCTTCCTAATACGAATCAAACTAAAACCAGTACCCCAATTATCTTAAAAGACTACGGACCTTGTCCGTTTGTAGTTGATATTGATGAGGCTACCAAACAAAACAATAACTTCCGTCTCGCTTTATGGACAGGAAAGTATTTGCAGCTTACCTTAATGAGTATAAATGTTGGAGAAGACATAGGTTTGGAGATCCACCCAAACCTTGATCAATTCATACGTATTGAAGTAGGCCAAGGCATTGTAAAAATGGGTGATTCGAAAGACAGGTTGGATTTTCAAGCTAATGTAAGCGATGACTATGCTTTTATTATACCTGCGGGTAAATGGCACAACTTAATCAATACAGGCAGTACGCCACTGAAATTATATTCTATTTATGCACCACCTCAGCATCCACATGGTACAGTTCACAGAACTAAAGCAGATGCGGAAGAAGCACATGATCACTAA
- a CDS encoding ferritin, producing MQQYNTQPMFNGPVIGYTVRQGETSRISPSMQKVINDLIQVDLNSAYLYISMSNYLNRNGFSGFGSFLRAQYTEELKHADTLINYLSRRGGVVEIKQIPAQPVNFGSLLDTFQALLEHEQLVTKTYTQALNIAIRENDIQSQSVIRTAIDEQVDEEAVPAEIIDKIKMTGGNSAALLMLDQQYGQMAAQPAAPGQGG from the coding sequence GTGCAGCAGTACAACACACAACCAATGTTTAATGGACCGGTTATAGGATATACTGTGCGCCAAGGAGAAACTTCAAGAATAAGTCCGTCCATGCAAAAGGTAATCAATGATTTAATACAGGTAGATTTAAACTCTGCCTATTTATATATATCTATGTCCAATTATTTAAATAGGAATGGATTTAGTGGTTTCGGGAGCTTTTTAAGAGCTCAGTATACGGAAGAACTTAAACATGCGGATACGCTCATAAATTACTTATCCAGAAGAGGTGGTGTTGTAGAAATTAAGCAAATTCCAGCCCAGCCTGTAAATTTCGGTTCGCTTTTGGATACCTTCCAAGCACTGCTTGAGCATGAACAACTCGTGACAAAGACTTACACACAGGCCTTGAATATTGCGATAAGGGAGAATGACATTCAAAGCCAGAGTGTTATACGCACGGCAATTGATGAGCAAGTAGACGAGGAAGCAGTTCCAGCAGAGATTATTGATAAGATAAAAATGACAGGCGGAAATTCTGCTGCGCTCTTAATGCTGGATCAGCAGTATGGGCAAATGGCAGCACAACCTGCAGCTCCTGGACAGGGAGGATAA